One window of Chamaesiphon minutus PCC 6605 genomic DNA carries:
- a CDS encoding glycosyltransferase family 2 protein, whose protein sequence is MSKVSVVIPAYNALTYLPKTLDSVLQQTYTNFEVLIVNDGSTDEIAAWFTTVKDDRVRLISQANQGLPGARNTGITAAKGAYIAFLDADDLWAPTKLEKQVQCLDAKPEVGLVYAWTLLIDRHGNSTRTVTAAQVEGNVWEKLLLGDVVGSGSAAMVRRSCFDRVGLFDPELTSIEDCDMWVRIAADYPFAVIKEVLVYYRQHPTSMSRDYDKMAQNSRLKIEKKFDRVPFELLYLRPRAYGHAFLWLAWKIMSDGGAVDRANYYARQAVLHYPQLSYSAKFLRLKVVLILIRWFGADSYLRLKKLSYQLRGGTFQYHQ, encoded by the coding sequence ATGTCAAAAGTCTCTGTCGTGATTCCTGCTTATAACGCCCTGACATACCTGCCCAAAACATTGGACAGTGTATTGCAGCAAACCTACACTAATTTTGAAGTGTTAATTGTCAACGATGGCAGCACCGATGAGATCGCAGCTTGGTTTACGACCGTCAAAGACGATCGAGTCAGGCTGATTTCGCAAGCAAATCAAGGTTTACCAGGTGCCAGAAATACGGGCATTACGGCAGCAAAAGGAGCATATATTGCCTTTCTAGATGCCGACGATTTATGGGCACCGACCAAACTCGAAAAACAGGTGCAATGTTTGGACGCAAAGCCAGAAGTCGGTTTGGTCTATGCCTGGACGTTACTAATCGATCGGCACGGTAACTCAACCAGAACGGTGACAGCAGCTCAGGTCGAGGGAAATGTCTGGGAGAAATTGCTCTTAGGCGATGTGGTTGGCAGTGGTAGTGCCGCGATGGTACGGCGTAGTTGCTTCGATCGAGTCGGGCTATTCGATCCTGAATTAACCAGTATTGAAGATTGCGATATGTGGGTGCGGATTGCGGCTGATTATCCATTTGCAGTCATTAAAGAAGTGTTGGTTTATTACCGCCAGCATCCCACTAGCATGTCTAGAGATTATGACAAGATGGCGCAAAATTCGCGGCTAAAGATTGAGAAGAAATTCGATCGAGTTCCGTTTGAATTGCTGTATTTACGTCCGCGAGCGTATGGACATGCTTTTCTCTGGTTGGCGTGGAAAATTATGTCCGATGGCGGCGCAGTCGATCGAGCCAATTACTATGCTCGACAAGCTGTTTTACACTACCCACAACTGAGCTATTCAGCCAAGTTTTTGCGGCTAAAAGTCGTTTTAATCTTAATCCGTTGGTTTGGGGCAGATAGCTATCTGCGGTTAAAAAAACTGAGCTACCAACTGCGAGGAGGGACGTTTCAATACCACCAGTAA
- a CDS encoding glycosyltransferase family 2 protein has product MPKVTVVIPAYNAMAFLPETLDSVLQQTCTDFEVSIVNDGSTDEIAAWFTTVNDDRVRLISQANQGLSGARNTGIAEARGEYIAFLDADDLWAATKLEQQVRCLDRYPEVGLVYTWTRLVDETGKPTGVKYDSQVEGNVWQQIIVGDIVCSGSSAMVRRDCFDRVGGFDPNLSPAADFDMWTRIAAEYPFAVVKEFLLDYRQHSSSMSRNHRKMMQDLRITFEKRFQSVPLEMLYLRNVAYAGMYRGLAWKCMYEGNDREASDYSQQAILHDPAMRHTKIFRQLQLEILLSRWLEPATYLKLKNTIRSWRSPQQAASKHPLSSV; this is encoded by the coding sequence ATGCCAAAAGTAACAGTTGTAATTCCTGCTTATAATGCGATGGCATTCTTGCCGGAAACGCTCGATAGTGTATTGCAGCAGACCTGCACCGATTTTGAAGTGTCGATCGTCAATGATGGCAGTACCGATGAGATCGCAGCTTGGTTTACCACAGTCAACGACGATCGAGTCAGACTGATTTCTCAAGCAAATCAAGGTTTATCAGGAGCACGCAATACTGGCATTGCTGAAGCTCGCGGCGAATATATTGCCTTTTTAGATGCCGACGATCTATGGGCAGCTACCAAATTAGAGCAGCAAGTCCGCTGTCTCGATCGTTACCCAGAAGTCGGCTTGGTTTATACCTGGACGCGGCTAGTCGATGAAACAGGCAAACCGACTGGCGTTAAGTATGACTCTCAGGTTGAGGGCAATGTTTGGCAGCAGATTATAGTCGGCGACATTGTTTGTAGTGGCAGTTCGGCAATGGTGCGTCGAGACTGTTTCGATCGAGTTGGCGGATTTGACCCGAATTTATCTCCCGCAGCCGACTTCGATATGTGGACTCGAATTGCTGCTGAGTACCCTTTTGCTGTAGTCAAAGAGTTTTTGCTCGACTATCGACAGCATTCTAGCAGCATGTCTAGAAACCACCGCAAGATGATGCAAGATTTACGCATTACCTTTGAGAAACGCTTTCAATCCGTGCCGTTGGAAATGCTTTATCTGCGGAATGTGGCTTACGCTGGCATGTATCGAGGGTTGGCCTGGAAGTGTATGTATGAAGGTAACGATCGCGAAGCCAGCGATTACTCTCAACAGGCAATATTGCACGATCCAGCAATGCGCCACACCAAAATCTTTAGACAGTTACAACTAGAAATTTTGCTATCCCGCTGGCTCGAACCTGCTACTTATTTGAAATTAAAAAATACGATTCGTAGCTGGCGATCGCCTCAGCAAGCTGCATCTAAACATCCTCTTAGCTCAGTTTAA
- a CDS encoding glycosyltransferase family 2 protein: MPQVTVIVPAYNAMTYLPETVNSALAQSFTDFELLIINDGSTDRLSTWAATLSDPRVRLISQANQGLPGARNTGIREAQGQYIAFLDADDLWAPTKLERQVQCLQANSTIGVVYTWTLLVDEVGQPTGRIFASQAEGNVWQQLLETDVISNGSSAMVRRECFEKVGNFDRTLTSAEDLDMWLRLAAHYPFAVVKEPLTLYRQYASSMSKNRQRMFQNLRMAIEKAFQTAPMENLHLRSRAYASITLNQAWWSVGEGDCQTAKVWQQQARLHYPKIQYSQKYLRLQIAVLLTQLFGLHGYDGLRHWTRSVYRMVLDRRRSSC, translated from the coding sequence ATGCCCCAAGTAACCGTTATCGTCCCAGCTTACAATGCCATGACTTATCTCCCCGAAACGGTGAACAGTGCCTTGGCGCAGAGCTTTACCGATTTTGAATTGTTGATAATTAATGATGGTAGCACCGATCGCCTGAGTACTTGGGCAGCCACACTCTCAGATCCGCGAGTCCGGCTCATCTCTCAAGCAAACCAAGGTTTGCCGGGGGCTAGAAATACTGGTATTAGAGAAGCTCAGGGGCAATATATTGCTTTTTTGGATGCGGACGACCTCTGGGCACCTACAAAGCTCGAACGGCAAGTTCAATGCTTACAGGCTAATTCAACCATTGGTGTTGTCTACACTTGGACACTCTTAGTCGATGAAGTAGGACAGCCAACAGGCAGAATTTTTGCATCTCAGGCAGAGGGTAACGTTTGGCAGCAGCTTCTAGAAACGGATGTTATTTCTAACGGTAGTTCGGCAATGGTACGTCGAGAATGTTTTGAGAAAGTGGGTAATTTCGATCGCACTCTGACCTCAGCAGAAGATTTGGATATGTGGCTGCGGCTGGCAGCTCATTATCCATTTGCGGTAGTGAAAGAACCGCTCACCCTTTATCGACAATATGCCAGCAGTATGTCTAAGAATCGTCAGCGAATGTTTCAAAACTTGCGGATGGCGATCGAGAAAGCCTTTCAAACGGCTCCGATGGAAAACCTGCATTTAAGGAGTCGGGCTTATGCCAGTATTACGCTCAACCAGGCATGGTGGTCTGTTGGAGAAGGAGATTGTCAGACAGCTAAAGTTTGGCAACAGCAAGCACGCTTGCACTATCCCAAGATTCAATATTCTCAGAAGTATCTGCGTTTGCAAATTGCCGTTTTGTTAACTCAGCTATTTGGTTTACATGGCTATGATGGCTTGAGACACTGGACGCGCTCTGTCTATCGAATGGTATTAGATCGCCGCCGATCTTCATGCTAA
- a CDS encoding lipopolysaccharide biosynthesis protein: MVINRLKQILSGAYLRNVGWMAGAEIANRLIRLSSTVILARMFSPQDYGLMAVIYTLSDFFQVFTLRGGIGSKIIQADERDLNAICNTAYWLNWIVCGSLFTIQCAIAVLLPYFSADSHITLPLCLLALTYLIYPLFVIHLILLERENQFKAVAICNVIISLVSNALTATFVLLGMGIWAIVWAMLLSAPVWIILTRKFHPWRPTRRFSLERWPEVLGFGSNLLINDLLTKVRANVDYLIVGKYLGVEALGMYYFAFNGGSGITLSILNTFMSPLYPHICAAKNNYEQFKQRYFRSLKKVSIVLVPLVLLQSFLAPLYVPIIFGERWIPAIPVLILICLSVIPGIYSWAASLLLNAVNKTRISLYISMTSTTIFIISILAVVQNGIVWVAATVLVNSLLASSVAIFWTHRFALRKQNFLSSIETTQSIK, from the coding sequence ATGGTAATTAATCGACTCAAACAAATTCTATCTGGTGCATATCTACGCAACGTGGGGTGGATGGCTGGCGCAGAAATAGCCAATCGTTTGATTCGGCTCTCAAGTACCGTCATTTTGGCACGCATGTTCAGTCCTCAAGATTACGGGCTGATGGCAGTCATCTACACACTTTCTGATTTTTTTCAAGTGTTTACGCTTAGAGGCGGTATTGGCTCCAAGATTATTCAGGCAGATGAACGGGATCTCAACGCCATTTGCAACACGGCCTACTGGCTGAATTGGATCGTCTGTGGATCGCTATTTACGATCCAATGTGCGATCGCTGTTCTCCTTCCTTACTTCTCTGCCGATTCACACATTACGCTGCCGCTGTGTCTACTTGCCTTAACCTACCTAATCTATCCGCTGTTTGTCATTCACCTAATCCTGCTCGAACGAGAAAACCAATTTAAGGCTGTGGCAATCTGCAACGTAATTATTTCTCTAGTCTCCAATGCCCTGACTGCCACATTCGTATTACTGGGGATGGGGATTTGGGCGATCGTGTGGGCAATGCTGTTATCAGCACCCGTTTGGATTATCCTGACCCGCAAGTTTCACCCCTGGCGACCAACCCGCCGATTTAGTCTAGAACGATGGCCAGAAGTGCTGGGTTTTGGCAGTAATTTACTGATAAATGATTTGTTAACTAAAGTTCGTGCGAACGTAGATTATCTGATTGTGGGGAAATATCTTGGTGTCGAAGCACTAGGAATGTATTACTTTGCCTTCAATGGCGGATCGGGAATCACGCTCAGTATTCTCAACACTTTTATGTCCCCGCTTTATCCGCATATTTGCGCTGCTAAAAACAACTATGAACAGTTCAAGCAGCGATATTTTAGAAGCCTTAAAAAAGTCTCGATCGTTCTGGTGCCGCTCGTCTTATTACAATCGTTTCTAGCACCACTCTACGTGCCAATTATCTTTGGGGAAAGATGGATTCCAGCTATTCCAGTTCTAATTTTAATTTGCCTTTCGGTGATTCCAGGAATATATTCATGGGCAGCATCATTATTGCTCAATGCAGTTAATAAAACCCGAATCTCTCTCTATATTAGTATGACATCTACAACTATTTTTATCATTTCCATCCTGGCAGTGGTTCAAAACGGAATTGTGTGGGTTGCTGCTACTGTCCTTGTCAATAGCCTGCTGGCTTCGTCCGTCGCTATCTTCTGGACGCATCGCTTTGCACTACGAAAACAAAATTTCTTAAGTTCGATCGAAACAACCCAATCAATCAAATAA
- a CDS encoding glycosyltransferase family 2 protein, which produces MPVISIVVPAYNSERTILETIASVRQQTFADFELIVINDGSTDRTLDLLKTIEDDRLKVFSYSNGGVSMARNRGICKSKGEFIAFLDADDLWADDKLELQLAALKEHPSAGLAYSWTYNISEEGKLLYPLEPTFNGAVYADLLLWNFLSNGSNPLIRKQAIESVGEFRPPSTTADWDYWLRIAANWDFVLVSKHHVFYRHLSNSMSTKIDMMKEEILTTLERAFESAPLKFQHLKQQSLANTYQYYAEVYLRNINTSDRPSEIDRVISNLWQGIFLFPVSVLSKYTQSMIAKTLLIKILSLENFNLLINLIKRLKNLQSSR; this is translated from the coding sequence ATGCCAGTCATCTCTATCGTCGTTCCTGCTTATAATTCCGAACGTACAATCCTTGAAACGATCGCATCTGTTCGACAACAAACATTTGCAGATTTTGAACTTATTGTTATCAATGATGGATCGACCGATCGCACTCTAGATCTCCTAAAAACTATTGAGGACGATCGCTTAAAAGTCTTTTCCTATAGCAATGGTGGAGTATCGATGGCTCGAAATCGAGGTATTTGTAAGTCTAAGGGTGAGTTTATTGCCTTTCTTGATGCCGATGACTTGTGGGCAGATGATAAGTTAGAACTGCAATTAGCGGCTTTGAAAGAACACCCCAGCGCAGGTCTTGCTTATAGCTGGACTTATAATATCAGCGAGGAAGGAAAATTGTTATATCCCCTCGAACCTACTTTTAATGGTGCTGTCTATGCCGATTTATTGCTCTGGAATTTCCTATCAAACGGCTCTAATCCCTTAATCCGCAAGCAAGCTATTGAGTCGGTGGGAGAGTTTCGCCCACCATCAACAACCGCAGATTGGGATTACTGGTTGCGGATAGCAGCCAACTGGGATTTTGTGTTAGTTTCCAAGCACCATGTTTTTTACCGCCATTTATCCAATTCAATGTCCACAAAAATTGACATGATGAAAGAAGAAATACTGACAACACTTGAGAGAGCATTTGAATCAGCTCCGCTGAAATTTCAGCATCTCAAGCAACAAAGTTTAGCTAATACTTACCAATATTATGCAGAAGTCTACTTGAGAAATATCAATACTAGCGATCGTCCTAGTGAAATCGATCGAGTTATATCCAATTTATGGCAGGGAATATTTCTATTTCCCGTTAGTGTTCTCAGCAAATACACCCAAAGCATGATTGCTAAAACTCTGTTAATAAAAATACTTTCACTTGAGAATTTCAATCTTTTAATTAATTTAATTAAAAGATTGAAAAATTTGCAAAGTTCAAGATAA
- a CDS encoding acyltransferase encodes MLKNINPLQTFYMSVKTRSKKIRFYRNVHLHLNKQAKVECKNRFEFGIQYPNEIYLPTQLVMKQDSYLLVQGDFAIFTGARISIDRHAKLVLGSGYIGSNLRLCCFEAIEIGYDVAISEHVTIRDSDNHKLNSNQKISSPIKIGDRVWIGMNVTILKGVTIGNGAVIAAGSVVNRDIPPKTLAAGVPAIVKKHDVTWEK; translated from the coding sequence ATGCTAAAAAATATTAATCCTCTCCAAACATTTTACATGAGCGTGAAAACACGCTCTAAAAAGATTCGGTTTTATAGAAACGTACATTTACATTTAAACAAACAAGCAAAAGTCGAATGCAAAAATCGGTTTGAATTTGGCATTCAGTATCCGAACGAGATTTATCTGCCGACTCAGCTAGTGATGAAACAGGATTCTTACCTGCTCGTCCAGGGAGATTTTGCGATCTTCACAGGAGCTAGGATCTCCATCGATCGCCATGCAAAACTGGTTTTGGGTAGTGGCTATATTGGTAGCAATCTCAGGTTATGTTGCTTCGAGGCGATCGAGATTGGCTACGATGTTGCCATCTCCGAGCATGTGACGATCCGCGACAGTGACAATCACAAACTTAACTCTAATCAAAAAATTTCAAGTCCAATTAAAATCGGCGATCGTGTTTGGATCGGGATGAATGTCACAATTTTGAAAGGGGTGACAATTGGTAATGGTGCCGTTATTGCCGCAGGCTCAGTGGTAAATCGCGATATTCCTCCCAAAACGCTGGCCGCTGGTGTCCCCGCGATCGTGAAAAAGCATGATGTGACTTGGGAAAAATAG
- a CDS encoding IS1 family transposase (programmed frameshift) yields MECPECKSTRVNKNGHKAGKQNHICVDCGRQFIDCYQTDQGYGEEIKKECLLMYVNGMGFRAIERIKGVHHTSIINWVKQVGELLPNAYAPEIIPQVGELDELETFVGSKKTKFWLWTAVNHFHPGILGWVLGDHSAKTFQPLWELVSSWKCYFYITDGWPVYPIFIPDGDQIICKTYMTRVEGENTRLRHYLARLHRKTLCYSKSKEMLAHSVRLLIHYLKFWDVPIPYSANY; encoded by the exons ATCGAATGTCCAGAGTGTAAGTCAACTCGTGTTAATAAAAATGGGCATAAAGCAGGCAAACAGAATCATATCTGTGTTGATTGCGGCAGACAATTCATAGATTGTTATCAAACTGATCAAGGTTATGGAGAAGAAATTAAAAAAGAATGTCTCCTCATGTATGTAAATGGGATGGGTTTCAGAGCAATTGAGCGAATTAAGGGAGTACATCATACAAGTATTATTAATTGGGTTAAGCAAGTCGGTGAATTACTCCCAAATGCTTATGCACCAGAAATAATTCCACAAGTAGGAGAGCTGGATGAACTAGAAACATTTGTTGGCTCAAAAAAAACAAAAT TCTGGCTCTGGACGGCAGTAAATCACTTTCACCCAGGAATTTTAGGATGGGTACTGGGCGACCACAGTGCAAAAACTTTTCAGCCATTATGGGAACTAGTCAGTAGCTGGAAATGCTACTTTTACATCACGGATGGATGGCCAGTCTACCCGATATTTATTCCAGATGGAGACCAGATTATTTGTAAAACTTATATGACTAGAGTAGAGGGAGAAAATACAAGGCTTAGACACTATTTAGCCAGACTTCATCGCAAGACGCTTTGCTATTCTAAGTCGAAAGAAATGCTGGCACATTCAGTTAGATTACTAATTCACTATCTCAAGTTCTGGGATGTTCCCATCCCATATTCAGCTAACTATTAA
- a CDS encoding glycosyltransferase family 2 protein, with protein sequence MVSKLARRLSGGRHIIHQFSNAMAFIDADDLWTPDKLELQLAALQQHPEAGIAYSWNYFYYEQTGKRIPGHIADFEGDVYAPLLQENFIANGSNPLIRRQAIDQIGGFDPTFPHCADWDFYLRLAAQWQFVRVPKHQVLYRQSSHSMSSTKVTEIEQQCLAMLAKTYQLAPAKYQALKPKSLSWIYEYCTQQYLQSSDDLAGVQTATRKFWKAVRFRPQVLLEGYGQSLMRWLIKRWLLVLMP encoded by the coding sequence TTGGTCTCGAAGCTTGCGCGCCGCCTAAGCGGCGGTCGCCATATCATACATCAATTCAGCAACGCCATGGCATTTATTGACGCAGACGATCTGTGGACTCCCGACAAGCTAGAGCTGCAATTAGCGGCTTTACAACAGCATCCAGAGGCAGGCATCGCTTATAGTTGGAATTATTTTTATTACGAGCAAACGGGAAAGCGGATACCAGGCCACATAGCTGATTTTGAGGGAGATGTATACGCTCCGCTCCTGCAAGAAAATTTCATCGCCAATGGTTCAAATCCACTGATTCGTCGGCAAGCGATCGACCAAATTGGTGGATTCGATCCGACATTTCCGCACTGTGCCGATTGGGATTTCTATCTCCGCTTAGCGGCACAGTGGCAGTTTGTCAGGGTGCCCAAGCATCAAGTTCTGTATCGCCAATCTTCGCACTCAATGTCTTCAACCAAAGTCACCGAAATCGAGCAGCAATGCCTCGCCATGCTAGCGAAAACTTATCAGTTAGCCCCAGCAAAGTATCAAGCACTCAAACCCAAAAGCCTATCCTGGATTTATGAGTATTGTACGCAACAATATTTGCAATCTAGTGACGATTTGGCGGGAGTTCAAACAGCAACTCGAAAATTCTGGAAAGCAGTCCGGTTCCGTCCCCAAGTTTTATTAGAAGGCTACGGACAAAGCTTGATGCGATGGTTAATTAAACGATGGCTGTTGGTGCTGATGCCTTGA
- a CDS encoding IS4 family transposase, whose product MTSRRRSNRDHAKKNHQPGVEDEIIAAQVEALLTPAIFNQSHYYRQLGLRNRLLNLPLMMAAVLTLLWRNVPGVRELSRMLGREGFLWCEPTQVSQQTIAQRFLTFPSELFERVFKELLPEFRVKWHQRKQRLLPQSIEFAQAKFERIWACDGSTLEAIFKKLDSLSDVPIGQLAGKMGVVIDLVTRLPIEIWFRENPKASDVNFEKDILNLVTSGTLLLLDRGFYHFQFWQELINRDIHFITRLKKGASLQIERVFSNSYSIRDRIVRMGSGTKKTPYITVRLVEIKVGKVWYSYLTSVLDPLNLPPYVVADLYGRRWRIEEAFNTVKRLLGLSYLWTGSVNGIKLQMWGTWLFYAVLVDLGDAVADELSLPFDRISLEMIYRGLYHFHVAHHKGLAANPVTYFAAPENQDLGIVKTVRKPNVKLIIAPFPDSMSRTDNFFFDSSPQARLTSAIAS is encoded by the coding sequence ATGACCAGCCGCCGAAGAAGTAACCGCGACCACGCCAAAAAGAACCACCAACCAGGTGTGGAAGATGAGATCATCGCCGCTCAAGTAGAGGCTTTATTGACACCAGCAATTTTCAATCAAAGTCATTACTACCGACAATTAGGGCTGAGAAATCGGCTGTTAAATTTACCCTTGATGATGGCAGCAGTGCTGACGCTACTGTGGCGGAATGTGCCAGGAGTCAGAGAACTAAGCCGAATGTTAGGGCGAGAAGGATTTTTGTGGTGTGAGCCAACACAAGTAAGTCAACAGACGATTGCACAAAGATTTCTGACCTTTCCATCTGAGTTATTTGAGAGAGTGTTTAAGGAATTACTGCCAGAATTTAGAGTGAAGTGGCACCAGAGAAAACAGCGATTGTTGCCACAAAGCATTGAATTTGCTCAAGCAAAATTTGAGCGGATTTGGGCATGTGATGGCTCCACATTGGAAGCGATATTCAAGAAATTAGATAGCTTATCTGATGTGCCAATCGGACAACTAGCGGGAAAAATGGGAGTAGTCATAGATTTGGTGACGAGATTGCCGATTGAAATCTGGTTTAGAGAAAATCCCAAAGCTTCAGATGTTAATTTTGAGAAAGATATCCTGAATTTAGTAACATCGGGCACTTTATTGCTCTTGGATCGAGGCTTCTATCATTTCCAATTTTGGCAAGAATTAATTAACAGAGATATTCATTTTATTACTCGATTAAAAAAAGGTGCATCGCTACAGATAGAGCGAGTATTTAGCAATAGTTATAGTATCCGTGACCGAATAGTGCGGATGGGGTCTGGCACCAAAAAGACTCCATATATAACTGTAAGATTAGTCGAAATTAAAGTGGGTAAAGTCTGGTATTCTTATCTAACTAGTGTACTCGACCCATTGAATCTTCCTCCCTATGTAGTCGCCGATTTGTACGGAAGACGGTGGCGAATTGAAGAGGCTTTTAATACTGTTAAACGATTGCTCGGGTTGAGTTATTTATGGACTGGTTCAGTTAATGGAATTAAATTACAGATGTGGGGGACTTGGCTGTTTTATGCAGTTCTAGTCGATTTAGGTGATGCTGTAGCTGATGAATTATCTCTCCCATTCGACCGCATTTCTTTAGAGATGATTTATCGAGGTCTTTATCACTTTCATGTAGCTCATCATAAAGGTTTAGCTGCCAATCCAGTCACCTATTTTGCTGCCCCAGAGAATCAAGATTTAGGTATTGTTAAAACTGTTCGTAAACCTAATGTTAAGTTAATTATTGCACCTTTTCCTGATTCTATGAGTCGAACAGACAATTTTTTCTTCGACTCATCGCCTCAAGCCCGCTTGACAAGTGCGATCGCTTCTTAA
- a CDS encoding D-alanyl-D-alanine carboxypeptidase, producing MRLNQKIKYYFYRLLSAFVAIAIVASSFTLDRRASALNPPPQQVRHTSIASSPNICPSNLSLVLDPIVNAPTFAEGEWGVLVQSLATGQTLYQHNPAISLIPASNIKLLTTAAAVQNVPNLPPLDLEEWLRAIGLVNRDSNNGQANRLLSRMGGVQAIKTAIAPLGVNPDTYRQVDGSGLSRSNRAEPTTFVNLLRGMSNLPGNKIFYDSLSIAGMNGTLSNRLTDPFLQGRVHAKTGTLKGVRTLSGYLDNPNYGKMVFSIMVNQSGLSGKVMTKAIDEMVLDLALVKNCG from the coding sequence ATGCGCCTCAATCAAAAGATTAAATATTACTTTTACCGATTGCTCTCAGCCTTTGTAGCCATCGCGATCGTCGCTAGTTCCTTTACACTAGATCGAAGGGCATCAGCCCTAAACCCACCACCACAGCAGGTTAGGCACACCTCAATCGCTAGTAGCCCGAACATTTGTCCGAGTAATCTCAGCTTAGTATTAGATCCGATCGTCAACGCGCCTACCTTTGCCGAAGGGGAGTGGGGCGTACTGGTACAATCCCTTGCTACGGGACAAACACTGTATCAACATAATCCAGCGATATCGCTCATCCCCGCTTCTAATATCAAACTGCTAACTACCGCAGCAGCAGTGCAAAATGTCCCCAATCTACCACCGCTCGATCTGGAAGAATGGCTGCGAGCGATTGGTTTGGTCAACCGCGATAGTAATAACGGACAAGCGAATCGACTCCTGAGCCGGATGGGTGGGGTTCAAGCCATCAAGACAGCGATCGCGCCCTTGGGAGTCAACCCTGATACCTATAGACAGGTAGATGGTTCGGGTTTATCCCGTAGCAATCGAGCCGAACCGACGACCTTTGTTAATCTACTTAGGGGTATGTCCAATCTACCAGGAAATAAAATTTTCTACGATTCGCTCTCGATCGCGGGAATGAATGGCACGTTAAGCAATCGCCTTACAGATCCCTTCCTCCAAGGTAGAGTCCATGCCAAAACCGGAACCCTCAAAGGGGTAAGAACGCTCTCTGGCTATCTAGACAATCCCAATTACGGCAAAATGGTATTTAGTATCATGGTCAATCAGTCGGGATTATCGGGAAAAGTGATGACCAAGGCGATCGATGAAATGGTTTTGGATTTGGCACTGGTGAAAAACTGCGGTTGA